In Rhizobium sp. ZPR4, a genomic segment contains:
- a CDS encoding GNAT family protein: MSSPILEGRNVRLRPPCSDDADTRFALGTNAEIAEMYGVDKEDIKPITREGAVSWVQRFADRPHAWVIEINGVFAGEIRLDNVNPQDKRATMAIGISNPALLGKGFGTEAIILLLRHAFGEMGLHRIGIRVLAYNKRAIRAYEKCGFVVEGRERETAYVNGRWYDDIMMGLLDYEFSPPPL; the protein is encoded by the coding sequence TTGTCGTCGCCAATTCTCGAGGGTCGCAACGTCAGGCTCCGCCCGCCATGTTCCGACGACGCCGATACGCGCTTCGCTCTGGGCACGAATGCCGAGATCGCAGAAATGTATGGGGTCGACAAAGAGGACATCAAGCCCATCACCCGGGAGGGAGCGGTCAGTTGGGTGCAGCGGTTCGCCGATCGCCCGCATGCCTGGGTCATCGAAATCAACGGTGTCTTTGCCGGTGAAATCAGATTGGACAACGTCAATCCGCAGGACAAGCGCGCGACGATGGCGATCGGTATCAGCAATCCGGCCTTGCTTGGCAAAGGCTTTGGCACTGAGGCCATTATTCTCCTGCTGCGTCACGCTTTCGGCGAGATGGGACTGCACCGCATCGGAATACGCGTGCTTGCCTACAACAAGCGCGCCATCCGTGCCTATGAGAAATGCGGCTTTGTGGTCGAGGGCAGGGAGCGGGAAACCGCTTACGTCAACGGCCGCTGGTACGACGACATAATGATGGGTCTGTTGGATTACGAGTTTTCGCCACCTCCTCTTTGA
- a CDS encoding site-2 protease family protein has protein sequence MKLTYRNDGIELRIGGLPPIWMHMGIVIIACLLTFPLWIKLHAGGLATAGIIIPGIILSVLAHELGHAGTARYLGCKPTLIRLHAGGGEAILESGDITRTEARLITIAGPAANLLIALALLSAYYVAMPDTAVPFVPTPESPWTVPPPMAVPPFCRALQWLGVLNLIWCVVNLLPAFPLDGGHLFYDVIESRHGPHQALFWTGLLGTIFAVIAKIIFIAGLLTGFVIWSPPYLKPNLQALQMARQRQPTT, from the coding sequence TTGAAGCTCACCTATCGCAACGATGGGATAGAATTGCGGATCGGCGGTTTACCACCGATCTGGATGCATATGGGGATTGTGATCATTGCTTGTCTGCTCACCTTCCCCCTATGGATCAAGCTTCATGCAGGGGGACTTGCCACTGCCGGAATCATCATTCCCGGAATTATCCTATCTGTATTGGCTCACGAACTTGGACATGCCGGGACGGCCCGTTATCTCGGCTGCAAACCGACACTGATACGCCTGCATGCCGGTGGCGGCGAGGCAATTTTGGAAAGCGGCGATATTACACGAACTGAAGCGCGTTTGATTACGATCGCGGGGCCAGCCGCAAACCTCCTGATCGCGCTTGCGCTTCTGTCGGCATATTATGTTGCCATGCCAGACACGGCAGTACCCTTCGTCCCAACCCCCGAAAGTCCCTGGACTGTGCCGCCGCCCATGGCGGTACCGCCGTTTTGCCGGGCTCTTCAGTGGCTCGGCGTGCTGAATCTCATCTGGTGTGTCGTAAATCTGTTGCCGGCGTTTCCGCTCGATGGCGGACACCTATTCTATGACGTGATTGAATCTCGCCACGGCCCTCATCAAGCCCTTTTTTGGACAGGCCTGCTCGGAACGATTTTCGCGGTGATTGCCAAGATTATATTCATCGCCGGACTTTTAACGGGCTTCGTGATCTGGTCGCCACCCTATCTCAAGCCGAATTTACAGGCTCTCCAGATGGCGCGGCAACGTCAACCAACGACATGA
- the ribB gene encoding 3,4-dihydroxy-2-butanone-4-phosphate synthase: MSYDQKRVVDAIRAFEAGEIVVVMDDNDRENEGDLIVAAVHCTPEKMAFIVRHTSGIVCTPMPREEAKRLNLNAMVAENDSAHTTAFTVSVDFKHGTTTGISADDRTLTVRNLANPNVGPTDFVRPGHIFPLVAREGGVLMRSGHTEAAVDLCKLAGLPPIGVISELVNDDGTVTRGQQVVEFAEQNGLKLVSVADLIAYRQRKETLIELGTSFDIETPFGKARAHTYSLPWDPMQHLAVVFGDIRDGVDIPVRLHPENVAEDLFGKRRPVDFYMKKIAEEGRGVIVYLREGSVGVGHFDNGRKARQAERESHAEAQARDSEWLEIGLGAQILKDLGVSSIKLLTSRERHYVGLEGFGIKITTTEIC, encoded by the coding sequence ATGTCTTACGACCAGAAGCGCGTTGTCGATGCCATCCGGGCTTTCGAAGCTGGCGAGATCGTCGTCGTCATGGACGATAACGACCGCGAGAACGAAGGCGACCTCATCGTTGCCGCCGTTCACTGCACGCCGGAAAAGATGGCCTTCATCGTCCGGCACACTTCCGGCATCGTCTGCACGCCGATGCCGCGCGAGGAAGCCAAGCGGCTGAACCTCAACGCCATGGTGGCGGAAAATGATTCCGCCCATACGACGGCCTTCACCGTTTCCGTCGATTTCAAGCATGGCACCACAACAGGCATTTCCGCCGACGACCGGACCCTGACGGTTCGAAACCTCGCCAATCCGAATGTCGGCCCCACGGATTTCGTTCGTCCCGGCCATATCTTCCCGCTGGTTGCCCGCGAGGGCGGCGTGCTGATGCGTTCCGGCCATACGGAAGCCGCCGTCGACCTCTGCAAGCTTGCCGGCCTACCGCCGATCGGCGTCATCAGCGAGTTGGTCAATGACGACGGCACGGTGACACGCGGCCAGCAGGTGGTGGAATTCGCCGAGCAAAACGGCCTGAAGCTCGTCTCCGTCGCCGATCTCATCGCCTATCGCCAGCGCAAGGAAACGCTGATCGAGCTCGGCACCAGCTTCGACATCGAAACGCCGTTCGGCAAGGCACGTGCGCATACCTATTCGCTGCCCTGGGACCCGATGCAGCATCTCGCCGTGGTCTTCGGCGATATTCGCGACGGCGTCGATATCCCGGTGCGCCTGCATCCGGAAAACGTCGCCGAGGATTTGTTCGGCAAGCGCCGCCCGGTCGATTTCTACATGAAGAAGATCGCCGAGGAAGGCCGCGGCGTCATCGTCTACCTGCGTGAAGGTTCCGTCGGTGTCGGTCATTTCGACAATGGCCGCAAGGCGCGTCAGGCCGAGCGCGAGAGCCATGCCGAGGCACAGGCGCGAGACAGTGAATGGCTGGAAATCGGCCTCGGCGCGCAAATCCTGAAGGATCTCGGCGTCAGCTCGATCAAGCTGCTCACCAGCCGCGAGCGACATTATGTCGGGCTTGAAGGCTTCGGCATCAAAATCACCACGACAGAAATCTGCTGA